A region from the Mucilaginibacter sp. CSA2-8R genome encodes:
- a CDS encoding glycosyl hydrolase family 28 protein, which yields MKKIYSIVLLMCAHLAVHAQKNYTIANYGAKITLPDNASAIQKAIDDASANGGGRVIVPAGNFVTGPVKLKNNVELHLAEYAVLLGSTHRLDFAENSMAVISALGQHHVSVTGKGTITGQAHLLMADVFKQLRDGKIQDEQWLTKRPTEKNRPNLIFFKNCKDVKVTGINLKDAASWIQNYKECDGVVIDSISVNSTAYWNNDGIDIVDSKNVRISNSFFNASDDAICLKSEIADGYCENVVVENCTLRSSANGFKLGTGSVGGFKNIKVRNITVYDTYRSAIALEAVDGGFIENIDIRNVRAKNTGNAFFIRLGRRNTDNRYSSIKDVLIDDVKVQIPAGKPDIGYPFEGPLPKVPPHNVLPASIAGLPGHLVQNVNLQNIEITYAGGASKEKAYVSIDSLNSVTENAAGYPEFNMFGELPAWGLYIRHAQGIQLKRFIVNVDHADFRPAMIFDDVTGLALHGVSIPAGNQLPAVVYKGVSKLSTVALTMPVAAGAIKLQK from the coding sequence ATGAAAAAGATATACTCAATAGTTTTGCTAATGTGTGCGCACTTGGCAGTACATGCTCAAAAAAATTACACCATCGCCAATTACGGAGCTAAAATAACGCTGCCTGATAATGCATCGGCAATACAAAAAGCTATTGATGATGCATCTGCAAACGGTGGTGGCAGAGTAATTGTTCCGGCAGGTAATTTTGTAACAGGCCCCGTTAAACTTAAAAACAACGTCGAGCTTCATTTAGCTGAATATGCCGTTTTATTAGGCAGTACCCATCGGTTAGATTTTGCTGAAAACAGCATGGCGGTAATATCGGCGCTGGGCCAGCACCATGTATCGGTAACTGGTAAAGGAACCATTACCGGGCAGGCACATTTGCTAATGGCAGATGTATTTAAGCAGTTGCGGGATGGAAAGATACAGGACGAGCAATGGCTCACTAAACGGCCTACTGAAAAAAACCGACCTAACTTAATTTTCTTTAAAAACTGTAAAGATGTTAAAGTAACCGGCATTAATTTGAAAGACGCTGCCAGCTGGATACAAAATTATAAAGAATGTGACGGCGTGGTTATAGATAGTATCTCGGTAAATAGTACCGCCTATTGGAACAACGATGGTATCGATATTGTAGACTCTAAGAATGTTAGAATTTCCAACAGCTTTTTTAATGCTTCTGATGATGCCATCTGTCTGAAATCAGAAATTGCTGATGGTTATTGCGAAAATGTTGTGGTAGAGAACTGCACATTGCGCTCAAGTGCCAATGGGTTTAAGTTGGGTACAGGTTCGGTTGGCGGCTTTAAAAATATTAAAGTAAGAAACATTACGGTTTATGACACCTACCGGTCGGCAATAGCGCTGGAGGCCGTTGACGGCGGCTTTATAGAAAATATAGACATCCGTAATGTAAGGGCAAAAAATACGGGCAACGCATTTTTTATTCGCTTAGGGCGTCGTAATACTGATAACCGTTACAGCAGTATTAAAGATGTACTGATTGATGATGTTAAAGTACAAATTCCGGCCGGAAAGCCTGATATAGGCTATCCGTTTGAAGGGCCGTTACCTAAAGTGCCGCCACACAATGTGCTGCCGGCTTCAATAGCAGGTTTGCCCGGGCATCTGGTTCAAAATGTAAATCTTCAAAATATCGAAATTACTTATGCAGGCGGCGCAAGCAAAGAAAAAGCTTATGTAAGTATCGATTCGCTTAATTCTGTTACCGAAAATGCCGCAGGTTACCCAGAATTTAATATGTTTGGTGAATTACCCGCATGGGGATTATATATTCGTCACGCTCAAGGTATACAGCTAAAACGTTTTATTGTAAATGTCGATCATGCTGACTTTCGTCCGGCAATGATTTTTGATGATGTAACGGGGCTGGCTTTACATGGTGTGTCAATCCCCGCAGGTAATCAATTGCCGGCAGTAGTGTACAAAGGCGTAAGTAAACTAAGTACTGTTGCTCTTACTATGCCTGTGGCAGCCGGAGCCATAAAACTTCAGAAATGA
- a CDS encoding GH92 family glycosyl hydrolase, translating into MTFKTWFAAIIACVLITGNNAEAQNLVNYVQPMAGTAIATTASALKHGSELTGARFANTIPAVTLPFAMTQWTPQTQISETKCVPPYYYQDKVFYGFRGSHWISGSCMQDYGSFSVMPITGQLKTTNYGANFEHVDEMSAPHLYSINLKQYQLHAAITGTERCGLMQFTADKTDSLYLLVKANSDYHEGYIRFNAKTGEISGYNPAHRIYQGWGKSAGFNGYFVIKFEKSIGNTGTYVNDKLFKTDSVKNDAGAGIYAGFKLNKGEKLTIRIGTSFTSLAGARKNLQAEAPDFNFDRVAATAKAKWEKTLGQITLTTTNERDKRIFYTSYYHAMQQPRLFNDVDGKYPRFAGNYQTEQLAGGNYYDDFSMWDIYRAQIPLFEILNPPFINNLSKSLLLKGKQAGWMPIFPCWNSYTSEMIGDHTTSVISSAYLKGITDFDAKEAYQILRRNAFEQPASHADYVEGKGRRALDSYLKYKYIPVEDSVLDAFHKMEQVSRTMEYAYDDFALAQYAKSLKNTTDYNALMQRSKYYANVFDKSTGLVRGRHADGSWITPFKPDQKETYITEGTPRQFTFYVPHDVSGLAKLMGGATKLEQALDSLFNKGEYWHGNEPGHQIPFMYNYSPSPWKTQAAVRKILAAEYSDGPGGLGGNDDAGQMSAWYMFAAMGFYPVNPVSGEYMLCAPLFDKVSVSLPGQKKFEIVCHKGSGDAAYIRAVSWNGKPYNRNFIRYQDMMKGGKLDIYLQSQPNKQWGSKPQNQSAL; encoded by the coding sequence ATGACTTTCAAAACCTGGTTTGCTGCAATTATAGCTTGTGTTTTAATTACTGGCAATAATGCGGAAGCGCAAAATCTGGTAAATTATGTACAGCCTATGGCAGGTACGGCTATTGCCACTACAGCATCTGCCTTAAAACATGGCTCGGAGCTAACGGGGGCACGTTTTGCTAATACTATACCTGCTGTGACTTTGCCTTTTGCCATGACCCAGTGGACGCCGCAAACCCAAATTAGCGAAACTAAGTGTGTACCGCCCTACTATTACCAGGATAAAGTTTTTTATGGTTTTCGCGGGTCGCATTGGATAAGCGGTTCCTGTATGCAGGATTACGGAAGTTTTAGTGTGATGCCTATCACCGGCCAGCTAAAAACCACCAATTACGGCGCAAACTTCGAACATGTTGATGAAATGTCGGCTCCGCATTTATATAGCATCAACCTGAAACAATACCAGCTGCATGCTGCCATAACCGGCACCGAGCGTTGTGGCCTGATGCAGTTTACTGCTGATAAAACAGACAGCTTGTACTTGCTGGTGAAAGCTAACAGTGATTACCATGAAGGTTATATACGGTTTAATGCCAAAACCGGCGAAATATCAGGTTATAACCCGGCGCATCGCATTTATCAGGGTTGGGGTAAAAGCGCAGGCTTTAACGGGTATTTTGTCATCAAATTTGAAAAAAGTATTGGCAATACAGGTACTTATGTAAACGATAAGTTGTTTAAAACCGATAGTGTTAAAAATGATGCAGGTGCTGGTATTTACGCCGGGTTTAAACTCAACAAAGGCGAAAAGCTAACCATCCGCATTGGTACCTCATTTACCAGTTTAGCCGGTGCCCGTAAAAACCTGCAAGCTGAAGCGCCCGACTTTAACTTTGACCGGGTAGCGGCTACTGCCAAAGCCAAATGGGAAAAAACTTTAGGACAAATTACGCTTACCACTACTAATGAGCGCGACAAGCGAATATTTTACACCTCGTACTACCATGCCATGCAGCAGCCGCGGCTTTTTAATGATGTAGATGGTAAGTACCCCCGCTTTGCCGGCAATTATCAAACTGAGCAATTGGCTGGTGGTAATTATTATGACGATTTTTCGATGTGGGATATTTATCGCGCTCAGATTCCGTTATTTGAAATTTTGAATCCGCCTTTCATCAATAACCTGTCTAAATCGTTATTGCTTAAAGGCAAGCAAGCCGGCTGGATGCCTATTTTTCCTTGCTGGAACAGTTACACCTCCGAAATGATAGGTGACCATACTACCTCAGTCATCAGCTCGGCCTATTTAAAGGGGATTACCGATTTTGATGCTAAAGAAGCCTATCAGATTTTAAGGCGCAATGCTTTTGAGCAGCCTGCCAGCCATGCTGATTATGTAGAAGGTAAGGGCCGCCGCGCGCTGGATAGCTATTTAAAATATAAATACATTCCGGTTGAAGACAGCGTGCTGGATGCTTTTCATAAAATGGAGCAGGTAAGCCGTACCATGGAGTATGCTTATGACGATTTTGCCCTGGCTCAATATGCTAAAAGCTTAAAAAACACAACTGATTACAATGCCTTGATGCAGCGTTCTAAATATTATGCCAATGTGTTTGATAAATCGACAGGTTTGGTGCGGGGCAGGCATGCCGATGGTAGCTGGATTACTCCTTTTAAACCCGACCAGAAAGAAACCTACATTACCGAAGGTACGCCCCGGCAGTTTACATTTTACGTACCGCATGATGTAAGCGGCTTGGCTAAGTTAATGGGCGGCGCGACAAAACTCGAGCAAGCTTTAGATAGTCTGTTTAATAAAGGCGAGTACTGGCATGGTAATGAGCCCGGGCACCAAATTCCTTTTATGTACAATTATTCGCCCTCGCCTTGGAAAACGCAGGCAGCCGTGCGCAAAATATTGGCAGCCGAATACAGCGACGGGCCGGGCGGTTTAGGTGGTAACGATGATGCCGGGCAAATGAGTGCCTGGTATATGTTTGCCGCGATGGGCTTTTACCCGGTTAATCCGGTGTCGGGCGAGTATATGCTTTGCGCACCCCTGTTTGATAAAGTGTCTGTAAGTTTACCGGGCCAAAAAAAGTTTGAAATTGTTTGCCATAAAGGTAGCGGCGATGCTGCTTATATTCGTGCAGTTAGCTGGAACGGGAAACCTTATAACAGAAACTTTATCCGCTACCAGGATATGATGAAGGGTGGTAAGCTGGACATTTACCTGCAAAGCCAGCCCAACAAACAATGGGGCAGCAAGCCTCAAAATCAATCTGCCCTGTA